From a single Myxosarcina sp. GI1 genomic region:
- a CDS encoding UTP--glucose-1-phosphate uridylyltransferase, producing the protein MVSANKVTKAVIPAAGFGTRMYPITKAIKKEFLPIVDRDGRAKPIILAIVEEAISAGIEEIAIITQESDRDLFLDFFQSQPSPELWQKLSSENREYSQYLQKLGDRITILTQSKPEGFGHAVFCAKDWVNNEPFLLLLGDHVYISETEVSCSRQLVDVYKRVNKSVVGITIMSDEIIQKAGCIGGTWQEDKSLLNITQIYEKPSLEYAREHLHVAGMNEKEFLGIFGLYILEPKIFDFLASEIANNERFKGEFQLTTCLDKLQSEVGAIGYLVKGQPYDTGMPLFYRQTMIDFYN; encoded by the coding sequence ATGGTTTCGGCTAACAAGGTAACTAAAGCAGTTATACCCGCAGCAGGTTTTGGAACTCGAATGTATCCCATAACTAAAGCGATTAAAAAGGAGTTTTTGCCAATTGTCGATCGCGACGGACGAGCCAAACCAATAATTTTAGCAATAGTAGAAGAAGCCATAAGCGCGGGTATAGAAGAAATTGCAATTATCACTCAAGAAAGCGATCGCGATTTATTTTTAGACTTCTTTCAGTCTCAACCATCACCAGAACTATGGCAGAAGCTATCATCAGAAAACAGAGAATATAGTCAGTATTTACAAAAATTGGGCGATCGCATTACTATTCTTACTCAATCTAAACCAGAGGGATTTGGTCATGCTGTGTTTTGCGCTAAAGATTGGGTAAACAACGAACCGTTTTTATTACTATTAGGCGATCATGTATATATTTCCGAAACCGAAGTTTCTTGTAGTAGGCAGCTAGTTGATGTCTACAAGAGAGTAAATAAAAGCGTTGTTGGAATTACGATAATGTCTGATGAAATTATTCAGAAAGCAGGCTGTATTGGAGGCACTTGGCAAGAAGACAAATCTCTGTTGAACATTACCCAAATATACGAAAAGCCATCTCTAGAATATGCTCGTGAACATTTACACGTGGCAGGCATGAACGAGAAGGAATTTTTGGGCATTTTTGGATTGTATATTTTAGAACCCAAAATATTTGACTTTTTAGCTTCAGAAATTGCTAATAACGAACGATTTAAAGGTGAATTCCAACTAACTACCTGCTTGGATAAACTACAGTCAGAAGTAGGCGCGATCGGCTATTTAGTTAAAGGTCAACCTTATGATACGGGAATGCCGTTATTCTATCGTCAGACAATGATTGATTTTTACAATTGA
- a CDS encoding tetratricopeptide repeat protein, with the protein MTLINSLIHTLLCLLWICCLWLYSPTLALADTNHNINITTQQIKRGEQIAQKAVRAAQNGDFARSEDYWTQLIDEFPDNPAVWSNRGNVRIGQYKLAAAIADYSRSIELAPEYPDAYLNRGIAYEGQRRWQLALADYNRVLEIDDRDPTAYNNRGNAKAGQEKWQEALDDYNQAVSLAPDFALARANAALVTYQLGDRAEAIRQMRNLVRKYPMFADMRAALAAVLWVEGKQGEAESNWVATVGLDNRYQDLEWVQNIRRWPPTMTTALDKFLKLN; encoded by the coding sequence ATGACTCTAATAAATTCTCTAATTCACACCTTGCTCTGTTTATTGTGGATCTGCTGCCTATGGCTGTATAGCCCCACTCTGGCTCTGGCAGATACCAATCACAATATCAATATCACTACTCAACAGATAAAAAGAGGAGAGCAAATCGCCCAAAAAGCAGTTCGTGCCGCTCAAAATGGTGACTTTGCTCGTTCCGAAGATTATTGGACGCAGCTAATCGATGAATTTCCTGATAATCCTGCCGTCTGGAGCAATCGAGGCAACGTTCGCATCGGTCAGTATAAATTAGCAGCCGCGATCGCCGATTACAGTCGCTCGATCGAACTCGCCCCCGAATATCCCGATGCCTATCTCAATCGTGGTATTGCTTATGAAGGTCAAAGACGCTGGCAACTAGCTTTAGCCGATTACAATCGCGTGCTGGAAATCGACGACCGAGATCCAACGGCTTACAATAATCGCGGTAACGCCAAAGCAGGACAGGAAAAATGGCAAGAAGCTTTAGATGACTATAACCAGGCGGTTAGTCTCGCACCCGATTTTGCTTTGGCTCGCGCTAATGCTGCTTTAGTTACCTATCAATTGGGCGATCGCGCCGAAGCGATTCGTCAAATGCGTAATTTAGTTCGCAAGTATCCTATGTTTGCCGATATGCGTGCGGCTCTAGCAGCAGTGCTTTGGGTAGAGGGCAAACAAGGAGAAGCCGAAAGTAACTGGGTAGCGACAGTAGGCTTAGACAATCGTTACCAAGATCTAGAGTGGGTGCAAAATATTCGTCGTTGGCCGCCAACAATGACAACAGCACTAGATAAATTTTTAAAGCTCAATTAA
- a CDS encoding NB-ARC domain-containing protein, translating into MNKLIASPLGLRKIKQARKEKGWNVNDSRWLESASKVLGITEKGKLAAGISYGTWKRFLGGKYPINDRAFQAYCQVLGLEWQRVVEGRENIASNTTLNATQNRDWGEAIDVSVFFGRQEEIVTLSNWIKRDRCRAILLLGMGGIGKTALAIKAAQTIQTEFKFILWRSLRNAPTLESLLAEIIQFISNKQATKLPETNQEKIVLLISYLRISKCLLILDNAESIIASNSIQTDNFYRLGYEDYELFFKEIAETKHQSCLLITSREKIRELAILEGSSLLVRCLPLQGLATAEGKEIFQTKGSFRGSEADWQLLLRRYGGNPLALKIVASYIKDFFAGNLQEFIAVLQNGLFIFDDIRLLLEKQFQRLNYLEQQIMYWLAIERQPITLSQLQQNFITNISLGNLITALKNLINRSLIESISDRFTQQPVVMEYVISELIDRINEEIITGEINLFNSHALIQAQAPEYIYNSQVFSILQPLIEQLLFSCGIPESIGDYLQENLVNWKIQPIKGYFAGNTINLLRQLQIDLTDYDFSELTVWQANLQGLNLHRVNFSDCDLSQSIFTETLGNILSAAFSPQGNKFATGDNGNKIRIWDRHTGKLLAICHGHDNWIRCIAFSADGQTIVSGAGDFQVRLWNGNTGECRQTFLGHQDEIYTVAIALDSILASGSGDCTIKLWDIVTGQCLHTLTGHKSWVRSVAFSPDGRLLASGSGDCTIKLWDIATGQCLHTLTGHKSWVRSVAFSPDGRLLASGSGDCTIKLWDITTDRCLHTLTGHSGAVYSVAFSPIATKSDRPMILATGSGDTTVRIWNLNTYQCQKTLYGHNNEVITVDFGNDRQTVVCASLDRTVKLWDITTGQCLRNIEGNTDWAFPIAFNSGILAGISSDYQVRLWNLSTKECQQTYSGHQDHIWSVAWSPDGKTLASGGADCQIRLWNVNNNQCDRVLTGHQDWIRAIAFHPDGKTLISGSGDGKVAIWDIITGTYETIDVPQIWSLALSKNGKYLATASTNSQVQIWDLTSKKCLHTCISDDNRAIYTVAWSFDNIIFSGGADGKIRLWNGNTGECRQVFPGHEGFIFAIAVDNEGKILASGSGDRTVKLWDITTGQCLQTLTGHDNKVCSVAFNEGEILGSGSQDQSIKLWDISTGKCLKTLRVTRLYEKLNITSVTGLTLAQQETLKVLGAIANIKH; encoded by the coding sequence ATGAACAAACTAATTGCTTCTCCTCTAGGATTAAGAAAAATAAAACAAGCAAGAAAGGAAAAAGGCTGGAATGTCAATGATTCTCGTTGGTTGGAATCTGCTAGTAAAGTTTTAGGAATTACTGAGAAGGGTAAATTAGCAGCAGGGATTTCTTATGGAACTTGGAAACGTTTTTTAGGAGGCAAATATCCAATTAACGATCGCGCTTTTCAGGCTTATTGTCAGGTGTTAGGTTTGGAATGGCAAAGAGTAGTTGAAGGGAGAGAAAATATTGCTAGTAACACAACATTAAATGCTACTCAAAATCGAGATTGGGGAGAAGCGATCGATGTTTCAGTTTTTTTTGGTCGTCAAGAAGAGATTGTTACCTTAAGCAATTGGATAAAGCGCGATCGCTGTCGGGCGATTTTACTTTTGGGAATGGGGGGAATTGGTAAAACGGCTTTAGCTATTAAAGCTGCTCAAACTATTCAGACTGAATTCAAGTTTATTCTTTGGCGCAGTCTCCGTAATGCTCCTACTTTAGAGAGTTTATTAGCAGAAATAATTCAATTTATTAGTAATAAACAAGCAACTAAATTACCCGAAACAAATCAAGAAAAAATAGTCTTATTAATTTCATATTTACGTATATCCAAATGTTTGTTGATTTTAGATAATGCCGAATCAATTATAGCTAGTAATTCTATTCAAACTGATAATTTTTATCGTTTGGGATATGAAGATTATGAATTATTTTTTAAAGAGATCGCTGAAACTAAACATCAAAGTTGTTTGTTAATTACTTCTAGGGAAAAAATTAGAGAATTGGCTATTTTGGAAGGTAGCTCGCTATTAGTCCGCTGTTTACCCCTTCAAGGTTTGGCAACGGCAGAAGGTAAAGAAATTTTCCAGACTAAAGGTTCGTTTAGGGGTTCGGAAGCAGATTGGCAGTTACTTTTAAGGCGTTATGGTGGCAACCCTTTGGCATTAAAAATTGTTGCTTCCTATATTAAAGATTTTTTTGCGGGTAATCTTCAGGAATTTATTGCTGTTTTGCAAAATGGACTATTTATTTTTGATGATATTCGCTTACTTTTAGAAAAACAATTTCAACGTTTAAATTATCTCGAACAACAAATTATGTATTGGTTGGCAATTGAACGCCAGCCTATTACGTTATCTCAATTACAACAAAACTTTATTACTAATATTTCTTTGGGCAATTTAATTACCGCCTTAAAGAATTTAATAAATCGCTCTCTGATTGAAAGTATTAGCGATCGCTTTACTCAACAACCAGTAGTAATGGAATATGTTATTAGTGAATTAATTGACAGAATTAATGAAGAAATAATTACAGGAGAAATTAACTTATTTAATAGTCACGCCCTAATTCAAGCTCAAGCACCAGAATATATTTATAATTCTCAAGTTTTTTCGATCTTGCAACCTTTAATCGAACAATTATTATTTAGTTGCGGTATTCCAGAGTCTATTGGCGACTATCTGCAAGAAAATTTAGTTAATTGGAAAATTCAACCAATAAAAGGTTATTTTGCAGGGAATACGATTAATTTATTACGTCAACTACAAATAGATTTAACTGACTATGACTTTTCAGAATTAACAGTGTGGCAGGCAAATTTACAAGGTTTAAATTTACATCGGGTTAATTTTTCTGATTGCGATTTATCCCAGTCGATATTTACCGAAACCTTGGGCAATATCTTGTCTGCTGCCTTTAGTCCTCAAGGAAATAAATTTGCTACGGGTGATAATGGCAATAAAATTCGTATTTGGGATCGTCATACAGGAAAACTACTGGCTATCTGTCACGGACATGATAATTGGATTCGCTGCATTGCATTTAGTGCCGATGGTCAAACTATTGTCAGTGGTGCGGGGGATTTTCAAGTTAGATTGTGGAATGGGAATACAGGAGAATGTCGGCAAACTTTTTTAGGACATCAAGATGAAATTTATACTGTAGCGATCGCTCTTGATAGTATTTTAGCTAGTGGCAGTGGCGACTGTACGATTAAACTATGGGATATTGTTACAGGTCAATGTCTCCATACTCTCACGGGACATAAATCTTGGGTACGTTCGGTGGCATTTAGTCCTGATGGTCGTCTTTTAGCTAGTGGTAGTGGTGACTGTACGATTAAACTATGGGATATTGCTACAGGTCAATGTCTCCATACTCTCACGGGACATAAATCTTGGGTACGTTCGGTGGCATTTAGTCCTGATGGTCGTCTTTTAGCTAGTGGTAGTGGTGACTGTACGATTAAACTATGGGATATTACTACAGATCGATGTCTCCACACTCTCACAGGACATAGTGGTGCAGTTTATAGCGTAGCATTTAGTCCGATTGCCACCAAGAGCGATCGCCCGATGATTTTAGCTACAGGAAGTGGCGATACAACTGTGAGAATTTGGAATTTAAATACTTATCAATGTCAAAAAACCCTCTACGGACACAACAATGAAGTGATTACAGTAGATTTTGGCAACGATCGACAAACTGTGGTTTGTGCTAGTTTAGACCGCACCGTCAAATTATGGGATATTACTACAGGTCAATGTTTAAGGAATATTGAAGGTAACACTGATTGGGCTTTTCCTATAGCGTTTAATTCAGGTATCTTAGCGGGAATTTCTAGCGACTATCAAGTCAGATTATGGAATCTGTCTACTAAAGAATGTCAACAAACTTATTCAGGACATCAAGATCATATCTGGTCGGTAGCATGGAGTCCCGACGGTAAAACTCTTGCCAGTGGTGGTGCAGATTGCCAAATTAGATTGTGGAATGTCAATAATAACCAATGCGATCGCGTGTTAACTGGTCATCAAGATTGGATTCGAGCGATCGCTTTTCATCCCGATGGTAAAACTTTGATTAGTGGTAGTGGTGATGGCAAGGTTGCTATTTGGGATATCATTACAGGAACTTATGAAACGATCGATGTACCTCAAATTTGGTCTTTGGCATTAAGTAAAAACGGAAAATACTTAGCAACAGCAAGTACTAATTCTCAAGTACAAATCTGGGATTTAACTAGCAAAAAATGTCTGCATACTTGCATTAGTGATGATAATCGCGCTATCTATACAGTGGCTTGGAGTTTTGACAACATAATTTTTAGTGGTGGTGCTGACGGTAAAATTAGACTATGGAATGGGAATACAGGAGAATGTCGGCAAGTATTCCCAGGACATGAAGGATTTATCTTTGCTATAGCAGTAGATAATGAAGGTAAAATATTAGCTAGTGGTAGTGGCGATCGCACTGTTAAATTATGGGATATTACTACAGGTCAATGTCTCCAAACCCTTACAGGACATGACAACAAAGTATGTTCGGTAGCATTTAACGAAGGGGAAATCTTAGGCAGCGGTTCTCAAGATCAATCGATTAAACTTTGGGATATCTCCACGGGAAAATGTCTTAAAACTCTTAGGGTTACTAGACTTTATGAAAAATTAAATATTACTAGCGTGACTGGTTTAACTCTCGCACAGCAAGAAACTCTTAAAGTTTTAGGGGCGATCGCTAATATAAAACATTAA
- the msrP gene encoding protein-methionine-sulfoxide reductase catalytic subunit MsrP, producing MTLIRIPQAWEISENQITPPRLYYNRRRFIKTLIGAGIGASVLPLAGCQAGTAVGKSASQTALEASLDLPPIDVAQNPKFAKVNRPITTEEIAGQYNNFYEYGGNKKIWLDAQKLPTENWQVEVTGLVKNPRTYDIDDLKQQFPLEERIYRFRCVEAWSMVLPWIGFPMKALIEAVEPTAKAKFVSFTSFYDPEITTGPTFHLGSLPWPYTEGLRIEEMANDLAFFAVGIYGHDLPKQHGAPLRMVTPWKYGFKGAKSIVKIEFMATQPATYWNTLDPNEYKFEANVEPDVPHPRWSQATEKFISTGPGLSWEIKETLPYNGYGEYVASLYA from the coding sequence ATGACTTTAATTCGCATTCCTCAAGCCTGGGAAATTTCCGAAAATCAGATAACTCCGCCTCGACTGTACTATAATCGCCGTCGCTTTATTAAAACTCTAATTGGGGCAGGCATCGGAGCGAGTGTATTACCTCTAGCTGGTTGCCAAGCAGGAACTGCCGTTGGCAAATCTGCTTCACAAACCGCTTTAGAAGCTAGCCTGGATTTACCGCCTATTGATGTCGCCCAGAATCCTAAATTTGCCAAAGTTAACCGACCGATAACTACAGAAGAAATTGCAGGACAATACAATAATTTTTATGAGTATGGTGGCAATAAGAAAATTTGGCTCGATGCCCAAAAATTACCTACAGAAAATTGGCAGGTTGAAGTAACGGGTTTGGTTAAAAATCCTCGTACCTACGACATTGACGACCTCAAACAACAGTTTCCCCTCGAAGAAAGAATTTATCGCTTTCGTTGCGTTGAAGCCTGGTCTATGGTGCTGCCTTGGATTGGTTTTCCCATGAAAGCTTTAATTGAGGCTGTCGAACCTACTGCTAAAGCTAAGTTTGTTAGCTTCACTTCTTTTTATGACCCCGAAATTACTACAGGTCCTACATTTCATTTGGGTTCGCTTCCCTGGCCATATACAGAAGGACTGCGAATTGAAGAAATGGCAAACGACCTGGCTTTTTTTGCAGTTGGTATTTACGGTCATGACTTGCCCAAACAACATGGCGCACCCTTACGTATGGTTACTCCCTGGAAATACGGGTTTAAAGGAGCTAAATCTATTGTCAAGATTGAATTTATGGCAACTCAGCCAGCCACTTACTGGAATACTCTCGATCCTAACGAATACAAGTTTGAAGCTAATGTAGAACCCGATGTTCCCCATCCTCGATGGTCGCAGGCTACAGAAAAATTTATCAGTACGGGACCTGGCTTATCGTGGGAAATTAAAGAAACACTTCCCTACAATGGCTATGGAGAATATGTAGCTAGTCTGTACGCCTAA
- a CDS encoding ATP-binding protein produces MTRARTSNHKADILAIDDTPENLALLSQMLTEKGYKVRSVTKGSTALRGAKAAPPDLILLDVKMPQMNGYEVCQELKADDRTRNIPVIFISALGDVFDKVKAFQAGGVDYITKPFQVEEVLARLDTHLTIRNLQLQLQAQNIHLQQEIAKKTAAEDKFAKAFRACPNPIAIATVLEGRFVEVNDSFLHMSGYSEAAVVGEQIDRIYSSCALEVYKYALKKSQSRGFVRNQELEFRSKSGQVKNVLLSLELIQLGETQCTLQIMNDITERKRLENEFISLVSHELRTPMTSTIGALDLLNTGQLGTLSDRGKQILQVAIRNIERLIRLVNDILDLERIKSGKIAIEPVDCHLDRLLVQAVETMQPMAERARVELQLESLAVKLKIDPDCILQTLTNLLSNAIKFSEPRAKVWLKAAIEGDRCLLQVKDTGRGIPANKLHSIFERFQQVDASDSRGKGGTGLGLAICRHIVERHDGQIWVESRLGEGSTFYVSLPLV; encoded by the coding sequence ATGACGAGAGCGCGAACCAGCAATCACAAAGCAGATATTCTGGCAATTGACGATACGCCAGAAAATTTGGCTTTATTATCTCAAATGTTGACGGAAAAAGGTTACAAAGTTAGAAGCGTAACCAAAGGTTCTACAGCCTTACGGGGAGCTAAAGCCGCACCCCCAGACTTGATTTTGTTAGATGTTAAAATGCCTCAAATGAATGGCTATGAGGTCTGCCAGGAGCTTAAAGCCGACGATCGCACTCGTAATATTCCCGTGATCTTTATTAGTGCTTTGGGAGATGTTTTTGATAAAGTCAAAGCTTTTCAGGCTGGTGGTGTAGACTATATTACCAAGCCGTTTCAGGTTGAAGAAGTATTAGCCAGATTAGATACTCACTTAACAATTCGTAACTTGCAATTGCAGCTTCAAGCGCAAAATATTCATCTCCAGCAAGAAATAGCTAAAAAAACCGCTGCCGAAGATAAGTTTGCCAAAGCCTTTCGCGCCTGTCCCAATCCGATTGCGATCGCCACCGTTTTAGAAGGGCGTTTTGTAGAAGTCAACGATAGTTTTTTGCACATGAGCGGCTACTCCGAAGCAGCAGTGGTAGGAGAACAGATCGATCGCATTTATTCTTCCTGTGCTTTAGAAGTATATAAATACGCTTTAAAAAAATCTCAGTCGCGAGGTTTTGTTCGCAACCAGGAATTAGAGTTTCGGTCTAAATCGGGTCAAGTTAAAAACGTTTTACTATCTTTAGAATTGATTCAGTTGGGTGAAACTCAATGCACTCTGCAAATTATGAACGACATCACCGAACGCAAACGGTTAGAAAATGAATTTATTTCTTTAGTCAGTCACGAATTGCGAACTCCCATGACTTCAACCATTGGTGCACTAGACTTGTTGAACACGGGTCAATTGGGAACTTTGAGCGATCGCGGCAAACAAATATTGCAAGTAGCCATTCGTAATATAGAACGCTTGATTCGCCTGGTTAACGATATCTTAGATTTAGAACGCATAAAATCTGGCAAAATTGCGATCGAGCCAGTAGATTGCCATCTAGATCGGCTGTTAGTACAGGCAGTAGAAACCATGCAGCCGATGGCAGAACGAGCGAGAGTAGAATTACAGTTAGAATCTCTTGCAGTTAAACTAAAAATCGATCCAGACTGCATTTTACAAACTCTAACTAACTTACTCAGCAACGCGATTAAATTTTCCGAACCAAGGGCAAAAGTATGGTTAAAAGCAGCTATTGAAGGCGATCGCTGTTTGCTACAGGTAAAAGATACTGGTAGAGGTATTCCTGCTAATAAGTTACACTCTATCTTCGAGCGTTTTCAACAGGTTGATGCTTCTGATTCTCGTGGTAAAGGCGGAACTGGTTTGGGATTGGCTATTTGCCGTCACATTGTCGAAAGGCACGACGGACAAATTTGGGTAGAAAGCCGTTTGGGTGAAGGCAGCACTTTTTACGTTAGTTTGCCATTGGTTTAG
- a CDS encoding plasmid pRiA4b ORF-3 family protein — MSETSTPVTYQLKIVLVGISPMIWRRIKVSSDLTIADLHYIIQIVMGWKEEHLHQFLIHGVHYGINYPGTGGFMGNAHEIKLSKFGFREREKFSYEYDFYSNWKHQIRVEAILPDESERVLPICTAGKGSCPPENCDLVK; from the coding sequence ATGTCAGAGACTTCAACTCCCGTCACGTACCAGCTAAAAATAGTGTTAGTCGGCATCAGTCCGATGATTTGGCGACGGATAAAAGTGAGTAGCGATCTTACCATTGCCGATCTTCACTACATAATTCAGATTGTCATGGGCTGGAAAGAGGAACATCTACACCAATTCCTGATTCATGGCGTACATTATGGCATCAATTACCCTGGCACGGGTGGATTCATGGGCAATGCTCATGAAATCAAACTATCCAAATTTGGTTTCAGAGAAAGAGAAAAATTCAGCTACGAATACGACTTTTACAGCAATTGGAAACATCAAATTAGAGTAGAAGCTATTTTGCCTGATGAAAGCGAGCGAGTATTACCAATATGTACCGCTGGCAAAGGAAGCTGCCCTCCCGAAAATTGTGATTTAGTCAAGTAG